From Solanum lycopersicum chromosome 8, SLM_r2.1, the proteins below share one genomic window:
- the LOC101265846 gene encoding protein NRT1/ PTR FAMILY 6.3 has translation MSLPETQNDAKTLPDAWDYKGRPSLRSSSGGWASGAMILGVEAVERLTTLGIAVNLVTYLTGTMHLGNATAANNVTNFLGTSFMLTLLGGFIADTFLGRYLTIGIFATVQAIGVTILTISTIVPSLRPPKCEQGSSSCIPANGKQLMVLYIALYMTALGTGGLKSSVSGFGTDQFDDSNEKEKGQMIKFFDWFFFFINVGSLGAVTILVYVQDNLGREWGYGICACAIVIALVLFLFGTRKYRFKKLVGSPLTQIASVFVAAWRNRHMELPSDSSLLYEIDDNVFGEGHKKRKQKLPHSKEYLFLDKAAIKEDGLESNVVNKWKVSTLTDVEEVKLLFRMLPTWATTIMFWTTYAQMTTFSVSQATTMDRHIGKSFEIPPASLTAFFVGAILLTVIFYDRVIVPICRRFANKRHGLTPLQRIFIGLILSIIAMIASALTEVKRLNTAHLNGLTNDPNATIPLSVFWLIPQFLLIGAGEAFTYIGQLDFFLRECPKGMKTMSTGLFLSTLALGFFFSSILVTIVHMVTGTKHPWIADNLNQGKLHDFYWLLAILSVLNLMVFLYTSKTYVYKEKRLAEMGIELEDSGPVCH, from the exons ATGTCACTTCCTGAGACACAAAATGATGCAAAAACTCTCCCTGATGCTTGGGATTACAAAGGAAGGCCATCTCTTAGATCCTCCTCTGGTGGTTGGGCAAGTGGTGCAATGATTTTAG gTGTTGAAGCTGTGGAGAGGCTAACCACACTAGGTATTGCTGTAAACTTGGTGACTTATTTGACTGGAACTATGCATTTAGGCAATGCTACTGCAGCCAATAATGTCACCAATTTTCTTGGAACTTCTTTCATGCTCACTTTGCTTGGTGGTTTTATTGCTGACACTTTCCTTGGAAG GTATCTTACAATTGGAATATTTGCCACAGTTCAAGCAATA GGTGTTACAATCTTGACCATTTCGACCATAGTCCCAAGTCTGCGACCACCAAAATGTGAACAAGGTAGCTCATCATGCATCCCGGCTAACGGCAAACAACTCATGGTCCTATACATCGCGCTATACATGACCGCCCTTGGTACGGGCGGTCTAAAGTCGAGTGTATCGGGATTCGGGACCGACCAATTCGACGATTCGAACGAAAAGGAAAAAGGACAAATGATAAAATTCTTTGATTGGTTCTTTTTCTTCATAAATGTTGGTTCACTAGGTGCAGTCACAATATTGGTCTATGTACAAGATAATTTGGGAAGAGAATGGGGTTATGGAATTTGTGCATGTGCAATTGTTATTGCACTTGTATTATTCTTATTTGGTACAAGAAAGTATAGGTTTAAAAAACTTGTTGGAAGTCCATTAACACAAATTGCATCAGTATTTGTGGCTGCTTGGAGAAATAGGCATATGGAATTGCCATCAGATTCATCACTACTTTATGAAATTGATGACAATGTTTTTGGTGAAGGacacaaaaaaagaaagcaaaaatTGCCTCATAGCAAGGAATATCT attcttGGACAAGGCAGCCATTAAGGAAGATGGACTTGAAAGTAATGTTGTGAACAAGTGGAAAGTTTCAACATTAACAGATGTTGAAGAAGTAAAATTGTTATTCCGAATGTTACCAACTTGGGCCACAACCATTATGTTTTGGACTACCTATGCACAAATGACCACATTTTCTGTTTCACAAGCAACCACTATGGATCGTCACATCGGTAAATCCTTCGAAATCCCGCCCGCCTCGCTCACCGCGTTCTTCGTTGGAGCCATCCTCTTGACCGTAATTTTCTACGATCGAGTCATCGTTCCGATTTGTCGACGTTTCGCTAACAAACGCCATGGACTCACCCCATTGCAAAGAATTTTCATAGGGTTAATCCTTTCAATTATAGCCATGATTGCATCTGCCTTAACTGAGGTTAAAAGATTAAACACCGCCCACTTAAATGGGCTTACAAATGACCCAAATGCCACAATTCCATTAAGTGTATTTTGGCTAATTCCACAATTCTTGCTAATTGGGGCAGGTGAAGCTTTTACATACATTGGCCAATTGGATTTTTTCTTAAGAGAATGTCCAAAAGGTATGAAAACTATGAGTACTGGCCTATTTTTAAGTACCCTAGCATTAGGGTTTTTCTTTAGTTCAATTTTGGTTACAATTGTACATATGGTTACTGGGACAAAACATCCATGGATAGCTGATAATTTGAATCAAGGGAAGTTACATGATTTCTATTGGCTATTGGCAATATTGAGTGTGTTGAACTTGATGGTTTTCTTGTATACGTCGAAAACGTACGTGTACAAGGAGAAGAGGCTTGCAGAAATGGGGATTGAACTCGAGGACTCTGGACCAGTTTGTCACTAA
- the LOC101258390 gene encoding auxin-responsive protein SAUR36-like, producing MMKVRGFRLGRRLVRVFKLFIHRRKKGYKRLGSSNCATKAISKLCNFGNLLKHGVKSVNFAKPGSGYIRVGSELMDQNQIPKGHLAVYVGEKQDVACRVLVPVIYFNHPLFVDLLREAEMVYGFNHSGGIQIPCRISEFENVQSRIAATSRGGSCRGGRSWRCN from the coding sequence atgatgaaagtgAGAGGATTTAGGCTTGGTAGGAGACTTGTGAGAGTTTTCAAGTTGTTTATTCATAGGAGAAAAAAGGGCTACAAACGTTTGGGATCTTCCAATTGTGCAACCAAAGCAATTTCAAAGCTATGTAATTTTGGAAATTTGTTGAAGCATGGGGTTAAAAGTGTCAATTTTGCAAAACCCGGGTCGGGTTATATTCGGGTCGGGTCAGAATTGATGGATCAGAACCAAATACCAAAGGGTCATTTGGCTGTGTATGTTGGTGAAAAACAAGATGTTGCATGTAGAGTTTTAGTCCCTGTGATTTACTTTAATCACCCTTTGTTTGTTGATTTGTTGAGAGAGGCTGAAATGGTTTACGGGTTCAATCATTCGGGTGGGATCCAAATCCCTTGTCGGATATCCGAATTCGAGAACGTTCAATCGAGAATCGCAGCCACGAGTCGTGGTGGGAGTTGTCGCGGGGGGCGGAGCTGGAGGTGCAATTAG
- the LOC101266144 gene encoding uncharacterized protein, with protein MNGASSAGGIRGALSYCVQQVRRYDYHHYLCLLELPANMRKAAFALRAFNVETSRAMDVASDPKIGLMRLLWWQEALDKIYSNKVIEHPVAQALTSVVSEHKVSKSWLKRAVEARINDANRENNDIPQTVEELEQYAEDTTSTILYSTLQAGGIKSTAADHAASHIGKASGLLLLLKSLPYHASRNHQFSYIPAKVAEKHGLLVHLSGQSEIKKDSREALCDAVFEMASVANAHLQKARQLAGSVPAEARPVLLPAVPAQVMLDSLAQVQFDVYDPRLAQGILGAPPLLFQLKLKWYSWRGKY; from the coding sequence ATGAATGGTGCTTCTTCGGCCGGTGGTATAAGAGGTGCTTTATCCTATTGTGTGCAGCAAGTACGGCGTTATGATTATCATCACTACCTCTGCCTTCTTGAACTTCCAGCAAACATGCGGAAGGCTGCATTTGCACTCCGAGCTTTCAATGTCGAGACATCCCGAGCTATGGATGTTGCATCTGATCCCAAAATTGGTCTTATGCGCTTGCTGTGGTGGCAAGAAGCTTTGGACAAGATCTATTCAAACAAGGTGATTGAGCATCCAGTAGCTCAGGCCCTCACTTCTGTGGTATCTGAACACAAGGTTAGCAAAAGTTGGCTTAAACGAGCTGTGGAAGCCCGAATAAATGATGCGAATAGAGAAAATAATGATATTCCACAAACTGTTGAAGAATTGGAGCAATATGCTGAGGACACAACATCAACTATTCTGTACTCTACACTTCAAGCAGGTGGTATTAAATCCACAGCGGCAGACCATGCTGCTTCACATATTGGTAAGGCAAGTGGACTCCTTTTGTTACTTAAGTCACTGCCATACCATGCTAGTAGAAACcatcagttttcatatataCCAGCCAAGGTGGCTGAGAAACATGGATTGTTGGTTCACCTAAGTGGTCAGTCAGAGATCAAAAAGGACTCGCGTGAGGCCCTTTGTGATGCAGTTTTTGAGATGGCATCTGTAGCTAATGCACATCTGCAGAAGGCTCGACAATTGGCCGGAAGTGTGCCAGCTGAAGCTCGTCCTGTGCTTTTGCCTGCTGTGCCTGCCCAAGTCATGTTAGATTCTTTGGCTCAGGTGCAGTTTGATGTGTATGATCCACGGCTGGCACAAGGAATCTTAGGGGCTCCCCCCTTGTTGTTTCAGTTGAAACTGAAATGGTATTCATGGAGGGGCAAATATTGA
- the ldh2 gene encoding L-lactate dehydrogenase, translating into MSSSSSLSLDGLELNQVFFKSIANSNPPSQTNHHTKISVIGVGNVGMAIAQTILTQDLVDELALVDANSDKLRGEMLDLQHAAAFLPRTKIVASADYTVTAGSDLCIVTAGARQNPGESRLNLLQRNLAMYKSIVPELVKYSPECILLIVSNPVDVLTYVAWKLSGFPVNRVIGSGTNLDSSRFRFLIADHLDVNAQDVQAYIVGEHGDSSVALWSSISVGGIPVLSFLENQQIAFEKDTLEKIHKQVVQSAYEVINLKGYTSWAIGYSVANLAFSIIRDQRRIHPVSILAKGFYGIDGGDVFLSLPAQLGRNGVLGVTNVHLTDEEIQQLRNSAETILEVQNQLGI; encoded by the exons AtgtcatcatcatcttcattaaGCCTTGATGGTCTAGAACTAAACCAAGTTTTCTTCAAATCAATCGCCAACAGTAACCCGCCATCTCAGACGAATCACCACACGAAGATCTCCGTCATCGGCGTCGGCAACGTCGGAATGGCCATCGCTCAAACAATCCTTACTCAGGATCTCGTCGACGAGCTAGCACTCGTCGACGCAAATTCTGATAAATTACGCGGCGAGATGTTGGATCTCCAACATGCCGCCGCGTTCCTTCCGAGAACTAAAATCGTTGCTTCGGCTGACTATACGGTTACGGCCGGGTCGGATCTCTGTATTGTCACGGCGGGTGCTCGGCAGAACCCGGGGGAGAGCAGGTTGAATTTGTTGCAGAGGAATTTGGCGATGTATAAAAGTATTGTGCCGGAGCTGGTGAAGTATTCGCCGGAGTGTATATTGTTGATTGTATCGAATCCGGTGGATGTTTTGACCTATGTTGCTTGGAAGTTGTCTGGGTTTCCAGTGAATCGGGTTATCGGGTCGGGTACGAACTTGGATTCGTCTAGGTTCCGGTTTTTGATTGCTGATCACCTTGATGTTAATGCGCAGGATGTGCAg GCATACATTGTTGGTGAACATGGTGATAGCTCTGTTGCACTGTGGTCTAGTATTAGCGTTGGAGGGATTCCGGTTCTTAGCTTTCTGGAGAATCAACAAATTGCTTTTGAGAAGGATACATTGGAAAAAATCCATAAACAGGTTGTGCAGAGTGCATATGAAGTGATCAATCTCAAAGGCTACACATCGTGGGCAATCGGTTACTCTGTGGCTAACTTGGCTTTTTCAATCATTCGAGATCAGAGAAGGATTCACCCTGTCTCAATCCTAGCAAAGGGGTTCTATGGTATTGATGGCGGCGATGTTTTCTTGAGCTTGCCTGCACAGCTTGGTAGAAATGGAGTTTTAGGTGTGACTAATGTGCATCTTACTGATGAGGAAATTCAGCAACTTAGGAACTCTGCTGAGACTATCTTAGAAGTGCAAAACCAGTTGGGGATTTAA